Proteins co-encoded in one Pogoniulus pusillus isolate bPogPus1 chromosome 15, bPogPus1.pri, whole genome shotgun sequence genomic window:
- the CSF2RB gene encoding cytokine receptor common subunit beta translates to METLSCHNDYNSQVTCTWMEHSEAHALLGVTLYQRDNILMENDEMLCKRQRENDLQEAPESFVHWVCHASTIYLGIGTEYIYSFKPNQTLQAELNVNLFQNVQTLPPQNLSVSSMRSGDFLLTWEASEGSQGLGNALDYEVTYKREWEPWEKAFSLLLSNTTRCLLGQEGLVPGSSYVARVRARPGQASSFSGQFSEWSTEASWQTPEGSLQPRNLRCLFNGADHLTCSWEVKKAVTTSVLFALFFRATPESVEEECSPVHEKALHQVPYVIQSCEIPVSDPSSQSQYHVSVRVKTEEKRMEAYKNIKVLPPANVSVTVMENQEYELRWIKHALRYDFIKQRYQVEYWKDSQYEKTVQRLNISNDEPPFIFTLQMLASSTEYRGKMRARVNMPLDYEGPWSEWSEEFTWRTENVLPPVLLPVMLPALIIALLVAVYCSSKYLLRKKKMWEEKIPNPSKSNLIQSYLGKVHLANWSSSSQLDFNKHNLSEKMEQASFLQVVGRQMKTLGECPEGQAKQTDASHAALDLQNSYHTLNEPEHAPLVCSSQTASHTIPAAGKHAADACVASQTAIPCFAFNGPYLYSPVLACQPEVHQPLDMDSAEVGEKAVSVQYVTLPKQDLPQSPQKPEQPDPHPPQCFLPPEQKKMMQHQDTEEEASPAPPASGKGIDMRTEEQKSPKTLSCVTASQQSPLEYITTESLLLPAASGSAHPPLVTAGKLPCDSEEPQAPREHSSHELSPGKTGVMVPASGQAPTSSELHLHTFGEYLTVPSGLHGHSDPTKTDLPVLLKGKDLPRKHPLPEGDLVVLNPHSTEPVFLCQVGDYCFHSLKSGVKVDISQEDYQVKKPSEAKTTPGQTVSDDESIAGKDKDASKMQAIQLFKNLKSDDYFSWQQSLRISEIC, encoded by the exons ATGGAGACCCTGAGCTGCCATAATGACTATAACTCACAGGTGACCTGCACATGGATGGAGCATTCGGAGGCTCACGCCCTCCTTGGTGTAACTCTTTACCAAAGGGATAATATCCTAAT GGAGAATGACGAGATGCTTTGCAAACGCCAGAGAGAAAATGACTTACAGGAGGCTCCAGAATCCTTTGTGCACTGGGTCTGCCATGCCAGCACAATCTACCTTGGCATAGGCACAGAGTATATTTACAGcttcaaaccaaaccagacGCTTCAAGCAGAACTAAATGTCAACCTTTTCCAAAATG TTCAGACCCTCCCACCTCAAAACCTCTCAGTCAGCTCGATGAGATCGGGAGACTTCTTGCTGACATGGGAAGCATCTGAGGGAAGCCAAGGGCTGGGCAATGCACTCGACTATGAAGTCACTTACAAGCGGGAGTGGGAGCCCTGGGAG AAAGCCTTCTCACTCTTGCTCTCCAACACCACACGCTGCCTTCTGGGCCAGGAGGGCCTCGTCCCAGGGAGCAGCTACGTTGCTCGTGTGAGAGCCAGACCAGGGCAGGCCAGCAGCTTCTCCGGGCAGTTCAGCGAGTGGAGCACAGAGGCATCATGGCAGACCCCTGAAG GTAGCCTTCAGCCCAGGAACCTTCGCTGCCTCTTCAATGGTGCAGATCATCTAACGTGCAGCTGGGAAGTGAAGAAGGCAGTCACCACTTCTGTCCTCTTTGCCCTGTTCTTCAGGGCCACTCCAGAATCAGT AGAAGAGGAGTGCTCACCTGTGCACGAGAAGGCTTTGCACCAGGTGCCATATGTGATCCAGAGCTGTGAGATCCCTGTTAGTGACCCCAGCAGTCAGAGCCAGTACCATGTGTCTGTCCGAGTCAAGACAGAGGAGAAAAGGATGGAAGCCTACAAGAACA TTAAGGTGCTGCCACCTGCAAATGTGTCAGTAACTGTGATGGAGAACCAAGAGTATGAACTGCGATGGATAAAACATGCTCTGAGATATGACTTCATAAAACAGAGATATCAAGTTGAGTACTGGAAAGACAGTCAATATGAAAAG acTGTCCAGAGGTTAAACATCAGCAATGATGAGCCTCCCTTCATCTTCACCCTGCAGATGCTGGCATCATCTACAGAGTACAGGGGGAAAATGCGTGCAAGGGTGAATATGCCTCTGGATTATGAGGGGCCTTGGAGTGAATGGAGTGAGGAGTTCACCTGGAGGACTGAGAATG ttCTGCCACCAGTGCTTCTCCCGGTGATGCTCCCAGCTCTCATCATCGCTTTGCTCGTAGCTGTTTATTGCAGCTCCAAGTATTTACTCAG gaagaagaaaatgtgGGAGGAAAAGATTCCAAACCCCAGCAAGAGTAACCTGATCCAGAGCTACCTGGGG aaaGTACATTTAGCAAACTGGTCATCAAGCAGTCAGTTGGATTTCAACAAACACAACCTTTCAGAGAAGATGGAACAGGCCAGCTTCCTTCAAGTGGTGGGCAG GCAGATGAAGACTCTGGGAGAGTGCCCTGAAGGGCAGGCTAAACAAACAGATGCTTCCCACGCTGCACTGGACCTACAGAACTCATACCACACTTTGAACGAGCCAGAGCATGCCCCACTTGTTTGCTCAAGTCAAACCGCTAGTCATACAAttcctgctgcagggaagcaCGCTGCTGATGCATGTGTTGCTTCCCAAACAGCAATCCCCTGCTTTGCTTTCAATGGCCCATACTTGTATAGCCCAGTGTTGGCCTGCCAGCCTGAGGTGCACCAGCCTCTGGACATGGACTCAGCAGAAGTTGGTGAGAAAGCTGTTTCCGTTCAGTATGTGACCCTCCCAAAGCAAGACCTTCCCCAGTCTCCACAGAAGCCAGAACAGCCAGATCCACATCCTCCACAATGCTTCCTGCCTCcagagcagaagaaaatgaTGCAGCACCAAGACACTGAGGAAGAAGCCTCACCAGCCCCACCAGCCAGTGGGAAAGGCATAGACATGAGAACAGAAGAGCAGAAGTCTCCAAAGACTCTAAGCTGTGTAACAGCCTCTCAGCAAAGCCCTTTGGAGTACATCACCACGGAGAGCTTGTTACTGCCAGCAGCCAGTGGCTCAGCCCATCCACCACTCGTCACTGCAGGGAAGTTACCTTGTGACTCAGAGGAGCCCCAGGCTCCCAGGGAGCACTCTTCCCATGAGCTTTCTCCTGGGAAAACTGGTGTCATGGTCCCAGCTTCAGGTCAAGCACCAACCTCTTCTGAATTGCATCTGCATACGTTTGGAGAGTATCTTACTGTCCCTTCGGGTCTCCATGGACATTCAGATCCCACAAAGACTGATTTGCCTGTCTTGCTGAAGGGAAAGGATCTTCCTAGAAAGCACCCTTTGCCAGAGGGTGACTTGGTGGTCTTAAACCCTCACAGCACTGAGCCAGTTTTCCTTTGCCAGGTTGGTGACTATTGCTTCCACAGCTTAAAATCTGGTGTGAAGGTGGATATTAGTCAGGAAGACTACCAAGTCAAGAAACCTTCTGAAGCCAAGACAacacctgggcagactgtgtCTGATGATGAATCCATTGCTGGCAAGGACAAGGATGCATCAAAAATGCAAGCCATTCAGCTTTTCAAAAACCTGAAATCTGATGACTATTTCTCCTGGCAGCAGTCTTTGAGGATCTCAGAAATCTGTTAA